One Hevea brasiliensis isolate MT/VB/25A 57/8 chromosome 5, ASM3005281v1, whole genome shotgun sequence genomic region harbors:
- the LOC110667462 gene encoding phosphoglycerate mutase-like protein AT74, which translates to MTTDDHHPFKFLPKRIILVRHGESMGNIDTAAYVTTPDNKIPLTSLGLDQARVAGTHLRNLFSDHGNCTTNWRVYFYVSPYQRTRSTLREIGRSFERQRIIGVREECRIREQDFGNFQIEERMKVIKETRERFGRFFYRFPEGESAADVFDRVSSFLESLWRDLDMNRLHKEPYRDLNLIIVSHGLTCRVFLMKWFKWTVEQFEHLNNLGNCEFRVMELGEGGEYSLAIHHTNEEMQEWGMSPEMIADQKWRIHAHRGDWNDNCPWYFDAFFDHLKTDVDKESDDKADDSSTTCE; encoded by the exons ATGACCACTGACGACCACCACCCTTTCAAGTTCCTCCCCAAGCGGATTATCCTTGTCCGCCATGGCGAGTCAATGGGCAACATAGACACCGCCGCCTATGTAACCACCCCTGACAACAAAATCCCATTAACCTCATTGGGTCTAGACCAGGCCCGTGTCGCTGGGACTCATTTGCGCAATCTATTTTCCGATCACGGAAACTGCACCACCAACTGGCGGGTCTACTTCTATGTCTCCCCCTACCAGCGTACCCGATCCACTCTCCGGGAGATCGGACGGTCGTTTGAGAGACAGAGGATTATTGGGGTTAGAGAGGAGTGTAGGATTAGAGAGCAAGATTTTGGTAATTTTCAGATCGAGGAGAGGATGAAGGTGATTAAAGAGACCAGAGAGAGGTTTGGGAGGTTCTTTTATCGGTTTCCTGAAGGAGAATCTGCTGCTGATGTTTTTGACCGCGTTTCAA GTTTTCTTGAATCTCTTTGGAGGGACTTAGACATGAACAGGCTTCACAAGGAGCCTTATCGTGACCTAAATCTCATAATTGTATCGCATGGATTAACTTGTCGTGTATTCCTCATGAAGTGGTTCAAGTGGACAGTGGAACAATTTGAGCACCTAAATAATCTTGGGAACTGTGAGTTTCGAGTGATGGAATTAGGAGAAGGTGGGGAATACAGCTTAGCAATTCATCACACCAATGAAGAAATGCAAGAATGGGGAATGTCTCCTGAAATGATTGCTGACCAGAAGTGGCGAATCCATGCCCACAGGGGTGATTGGAATGACAACTGTCCCTGGTACTTCGATGCATTTTTTGATCATCTAAAGACAGATGTGGATAAAGAAAGTGATGACAAAGCAGATGATTCTTCAACTACATGTGAATAA
- the LOC110667478 gene encoding uncharacterized protein LOC110667478 — MAYPSEHYGLCSNGALRIVLALVATFLVGYIVKPQLYSRQSSSAQTSCPCDCDCSEEFAFSLPLGFVNSSYADCGNHNPDVQEEMEKDIVALLSEEIDLQKRVANDSLEHTRTLVMDARKASLHYQKEAEKCNAQTETCEGARERAEAELVEEYKHSALWEKRARELGWEDSSKMYT, encoded by the exons ATGGCTTATCCATCTGAGCATTATGGGTTGTGTAGTAATGGCGCTTTAAGGATAGTTTTGGCGTTGGTGGCTACATTCTTGGTTGGGTACATCGTGAAACCCCAGCTGTACTCGAGGCAGAGTTCAAGTGCTCAAACTTCATGTCCTTGTGATTGTGATTGCTCTGAAGAATTTGCCTTTTCCTTACCATTAG GATTTGTCAACAGCTCATATGCAG ACTGTGGCAACCACAATCCAGATGTACAAGAAGAAATGGAGAAGGATATTGTAGCTTTACTATCAGAGGAAATTGATTTGCAGAAAAGAGTGGCTAATGATTCTTTGGAGCACACCAGGACATTAGTAATGGATGCTAGGAAAGCCTCTTTACACTATCAGAAAGAAGCAGAAAAGTGCAATGCTCAAACGGAAACTTGTGAAGGAGCAAGGGAAAGGGCTGAAGCAGAATTAGTAGAGGAGTATAAGCATTCAGCATTGTGGGAGAAACGTGCAAGAGAACTAGGATGGGAAGATAGCAGTAAAATGTATACATGA
- the LOC110671449 gene encoding protein DMP10 has translation MSKVGTRSAATAAANLANLLPTGTVLIFEAIVPSFSNNGECVLANKYLTLAVIVCCSLVCFFSSFTDSFLGQNDKKLYYGIATFKGLYVFNDSDSADGNGSEELDGAQMKNYKITLIDFVHAFASLTVFLVFALSSSDVQECFFPKAGPNEKQLIMNLPLGAGLLSSFLFMVFPTKRRGIGYGDVPGSNICKTSDTGDQNTQKQTA, from the coding sequence ATGTCAAAAGTTGGCACTAGAAGTGCAGCCACTGCTGCAGCTAACCTCGCAAACCTTCTGCCAACCGGCACAGTACTTATATTTGAAGCCATTGTACCTTCCTTCTCAAATAATGGTGAGTGTGTTCTAGCCAATAAGTACCTCACTTTAGCCGTGATTGTTTGTTGTTCTCTAGTTTGCTTTTTCTCTTCCTTCACTGATAGCTTCCTAGGGCAGAATGACAAGAAGCTTTATTATGGTATCGCCACCTTTAAAGGGTTATATGTATTCAACGATAGTGATTCCGCCGATGGAAATGGAAGCGAAGAACTGGATGGGGCCCAGATGAAAAATTACAAAATCACTCTGATAGACTTTGTGCATGCCTTCGCATCGCTAACTGTGTTCTTGGTTTTTGCTCTTAGTAGCTCTGATGTGCAAGAATGTTTCTTTCCCAAGGCAGGACCTAATGAGAAACAACTGATCATGAATTTGCCATTAGGAGCTGGGCTTTTGAGCAGCTTTTTGTTCATGGTATTTCCCACTAAAAGGAGAGGAATTGGCTATGGAGACGTGCCGGGTTCGAACATCTGTAAAACATCCGACACTGGGGACCAAAACACCCAGAAACAAACAGCTTAA
- the LOC110667463 gene encoding protein FANTASTIC FOUR 3: MMTFCKKSVHSFLGLSTIPMNLDDDNKQPCSSKCLALLTSGLGLTTATAADSHKTPNVLESASVVKSSSSSSSSPPPSPFKKDPGGFGFIDDVGGGVNGLMSCTESLGFESSDERRVDDEIELCSRMKSTANKVKWRKIGERREVKKFPPPISSLDHNGHPCFFLRPIRKDGRLELTEVRIDRPEILRAYREHGRLRLHLVRDEDSDINEELQVQDQEHEKQAEILEEEKIEEEEVGEEEEEEEETSEEWRFPVNGEGFRRCHELGTQHHDYHHGHHHNLHVWSQHCVTTR; encoded by the coding sequence ATGATGACCTTTTGTAAGAAGAGCGTTCACTCTTTCTTAGGTCTCTCCACAATTCCCATGAATCTTGATGATGATAATAAACAACCTTGTTCTTCCAAATGCCTTGCTCTTTTAACTTCTGGCCTTGGCTTGACTACTGCCACTGCTGCTGATTCTCATAAAACTCCTAATGTTCTTGAATCTGCTTCTGTTGTCAagtcttcatcatcatcatcatcctctCCTCCTCCTTCTCCTTTCAAGAAAGATCCTGGTGGGTTTGGTTTCATTGATGATGTTGGTGGTGGTGTTAATGGATTGATGTCTTGCACTGAGAGTTTAGGATTTGAGAGCTCCGATGAAAGAAGGGTTGATGACGAGATTGAGTTGTGTTCCAGGATGAAATCCACCGCTAATAAGGTTAAGTGGAGGAAGATTGGTGAGAGAAGAGAGGTTAAGAAGTTTCCGCCACCGATTTCTTCCTTGGACCATAATGGTCACCCTTGTTTCTTTCTCCGGCCGATCAGAAAGGATGGAAGACTCGAGTTGACGGAGGTTAGGATTGATAGGCCAGAGATTTTACGTGCTTATCGTGAACATGGAAGGTTGAGGTTGCATCTCGTTAGAGATGAAGATTCCGATATTAATGAAGAGCTTCAAGTTCAAGATCAAGAACATGAAAAACAAGCAGAAATATTGGAGGAAGAAAAGATTGAAGAGGAGGAggttggagaagaagaagaagaagaagaagagacaaGTGAGGAATGGAGGTTTCCGGTGAATGGAGAAGGGTTTAGGAGGTGTCATGAGCTGGGGACACAGCATCATGATTATCACCACGGCCACCATCATAATTTGCATGTATGGAGCCAGCACTGCGTGACAACTAGGTGA